The following is a genomic window from Methanotorris formicicus Mc-S-70.
GAGTGTTAGGCTCTTACTCTTCACAATCGCTTATAATCTTAAAGTGTTAGATGAAGTTAATTCAATTAAATAAATATTTAAATTTGTGATGGGAATTACGGTTTAGAAAATAAAGAAATTAAAAAGATTGCTTTTATTGGGAACATGATGCCATTGGTTAAAACCTTAAAAGAAAACGGCAATTTTGAATTTTATATATTTGAGAGAAATCCAAAGCATATAACTAATGAAACAATAACTGGCTCTTTTGAATATTCCCTACTACCAAAGATGGATGCGGTTTTAATTAGTGGGACATCCCTACTAAATGGTAGTTTAGATATGATTTTAGATAGGGCAAAAAATGCCAGATTAAAAATTTTAGTTGGTCCAACAGCACAAATTTTACCGGAATTTATTGGAGATTATGAAATTGACTATATCGCTTCAGTTCGTACAACAGATATTGATAAAACCCTGATTAATTTAAAATTTGGCTCTTCTTTTGGGCTGTTTAAAAAATACTCAAAAAAGTATGTTGTTAAGGTTTAAATTTTTTACAACTTTTGTTCATCTATTTTGATTAACATAAAGAATAAATATAACCAATCTTAATTAATGCTAATGTCGGAGGTGGTTATATGGAGAATGGGGTTTTAAAATCTAAAATTTTTTTAATTTCTTTTATATCTTTGGTAGTAATTTTTGGATTTTTATGCGGGTGTTTGAATGAAAGTCAAAGTACATCCACCAAAAAGCCGTTTGAAGGGAAAACAATAACTGTTTTATGTGGAGCAGGGTTAATGAAGCCAATGAATGAACTTATCCAAAACTTTGAAAATGAAACAGGGGCAAAAATAAATGTTCATTATGGAGGAAGTTCTGAGTTATTTGGTGTTTTGGCAACAACTGGAGGAGATATCTTCATTCCAGGGGCTTACAAATATACTGAAGATGCTATGAAAAAAGGGATTATTCTTAACGATACGGTAAAAAACATAACCTACCACATTCCAGTTATTGCGGTTCCAGAGGGAAATCCAAAGAATATAAGAAGTTTGGAGGATTTGGCAAAACCAAATGTTAAGGTCGTTATGGGAGATCCAAATGCCTGTGCAATTGGGAAAGTTGCAAAGAAAATTTTGGAGAAAAATCACCTATGGGAAAACGTTAGCAAAAATATAGTTGTTAAAACACCAACCGTAAATCAACTTCTCATTTACATAGCAACAGATCAGGCGGATGCAGCGATTATTTGGGAGGATATGGTTACTTGGGCAGAGAGTAAAGGAAAGGTTGAAGTTGTTGAAATTCCGAAGGATAAAGACATTATAAAAACAATACCAACGGCTGTAACAATATATGCCAAAAAAGACAGCAACTTGGAAGTTGCTAAGGCGTTTAATGATTATATTTCAAGTGATAAAGCAAAGGAAATCTGGAAAAAATGGGGCTTTATCCCATGTAAATAACATTTAGGAATTTGATTTTTTGCTTGAAAATAGTTTATAAGGTGGTAGTAGTGAGATATGGCATTAACTTCAAGGGTTTCTGTATTTTTTTATCATTTTTATTTACTTTTTTATTGTTTTTGGCTATTGCATCATTATTTTTGATTCCAAATCCATTAGAGGTTTTAAATGCATTAAAAACTGAGGAAATGATATATTCTTTAAAATTATCAATTATAACTTCTTTAGTTTCTATGATTTTTGTTATGTTATTATCAGTGCCCATCGGATATGCCTTATCAAGGTATTCATTTCCAGGAAAGAGTGTTGTAAAGTCAATCCTTGATTTACCAATAGCCTTTCCTGAGTTAGTTTTAGGTTTGGCTTTATTATTATTGTTTGGACAGTCATTTATCGGCAAATTTTTAGAAGATTTTGGAATTAAAATTGTTTTTACAAAACTTGGGATTATAGTTGCTCAATTCTTCACAGCATTACCTTACGCTGTTAGAATAATATATTCAACGTTTGAAGAGATAAATCCAAGATATGAACTTGTTTCAAGGTCTCTTGGTTATGGGGAGTTTGAGACGTTTTTTAATGTATCACTA
Proteins encoded in this region:
- a CDS encoding Rossmann-like domain-containing protein, with product MKKIAFIGNMMPLVKTLKENGNFEFYIFERNPKHITNETITGSFEYSLLPKMDAVLISGTSLLNGSLDMILDRAKNARLKILVGPTAQILPEFIGDYEIDYIASVRTTDIDKTLINLKFGSSFGLFKKYSKKYVVKV
- the modA gene encoding molybdate ABC transporter substrate-binding protein, whose product is MENGVLKSKIFLISFISLVVIFGFLCGCLNESQSTSTKKPFEGKTITVLCGAGLMKPMNELIQNFENETGAKINVHYGGSSELFGVLATTGGDIFIPGAYKYTEDAMKKGIILNDTVKNITYHIPVIAVPEGNPKNIRSLEDLAKPNVKVVMGDPNACAIGKVAKKILEKNHLWENVSKNIVVKTPTVNQLLIYIATDQADAAIIWEDMVTWAESKGKVEVVEIPKDKDIIKTIPTAVTIYAKKDSNLEVAKAFNDYISSDKAKEIWKKWGFIPCK
- a CDS encoding ABC transporter permease, which translates into the protein MRYGINFKGFCIFLSFLFTFLLFLAIASLFLIPNPLEVLNALKTEEMIYSLKLSIITSLVSMIFVMLLSVPIGYALSRYSFPGKSVVKSILDLPIAFPELVLGLALLLLFGQSFIGKFLEDFGIKIVFTKLGIIVAQFFTALPYAVRIIYSTFEEINPRYELVSRSLGYGEFETFFNVSLPLAKNGLFASTIITFARCMGTFGTVLILAGGSYMYTEILPITLYLNISYGNMEMAITSGILLIIISFIAILAFEKFEGHKR